In one window of Helianthus annuus cultivar XRQ/B chromosome 17, HanXRQr2.0-SUNRISE, whole genome shotgun sequence DNA:
- the LOC110924749 gene encoding uncharacterized protein LOC110924749 has protein sequence MSSSRQFSHSPRKSKANSKKKMLTFMANQIARIVPKIVSEIQASSTPNHSGDSHVVQPKPVSFNYKHFTACNPKTFTGKDGVTAMLEWFDSMEVTFINSECPEELKVRSATGVFQSRALDWWTNERNIQSNELAYALSWEELRQLMMEEFCPPHEQQKLEEEFWTLKQVGDENLAYTTRFKQLCFIVPHLVMTIERTIRKYINGLPPTMRDTIEAARLDNIEDVYRLAASLNNNRVRDKQVAAASKPASYSKPAHQITHNNRGKKRNHQSSVCNAVTPVENPKPNPANPEKKQYTGTNPKCTTCHFHHPTTSPCRHCTSCNRYGHLAAYCRNNPTTAQNSKPENVVRACFKCGDPTHLRPQCPQLRQDLQQKAPQGHAFVINAQQARNDNEVVNGTFLVNNLYASILFDTGADKCFVSVEFEPLLKCTRSKLPKSFPVEVANGKSIRVDSVLRNCTLTLNDHVFSIDLIPMELGSFDIIVGMDWLRKNHAEIACFEKYVRLPLPSGDTLHVYGDRPSKGLKLMSCTQANRYLRKKYFAFLAHVVEEMGKGKCVSDVPVVRDFPEVFPEDLPGPPPPRSVDFRIDLVPGATPVARAPYLLAPSEMQELSSQLQELLDKGFIRPTL, from the exons ATGTCGTCATCTCGTCAGTTCTCTCACTCTCCCAGAAAATCCAAGGCTAACTCCAAAAAGAAAATGCTGACGTTCATGGCAAATCAGATTGCCAGAATCGTGCCAAAGATAGTGTCTGAGATTCAAGCCTCCAGCACTCCCAATCATTCTGGCGATTCTCACGTAGTACAGCCTAAACCAGTCTCATTCAACTACAAACACTTCACTGCCTGTAACCCCAAAACTTTCACTGGGAAGGATGGTGTGACTGCCATGTTGGAATGGTTTGACAGCATGGAAGTCACATTCATAAATAGTGAATGCCCAGAGGAGCTCAAGGTGCGAAGTGCCACTGGTGTTTTCCAATCCAgggcactagactggtggactaaCGAGAGAAATATTCAATCCAATGAGCTAGCTTACGCGTTGTCTTGGGAAGAGCTCAGACAGCTTATGATGgaggaattctgccctcctcatgagcagCAGAAGTTAGAAGAAGAGTTCTGGACCCTCAAACAAGTTGGGGATGAAAACCTTGCATACACTACCCGGTTCAAGCAGTTGTGTTTTATCGTGCCTCATTTGGTGATGACCATAGAACGCACCATTCGGAAATATATTAATGGGTTGCCTCCTACGATGCGTGATACCATCGAGGCGGCCAGGTTGGATAATATTGAGGATGTGTATCGCCTCGCGGCAAGTTTGAATAATAATCGAGTTCGTGATAAACAAGTCGCAGCAGCGTCTAAACCTGCATCCTACTCAAAACCCGCTCATCAAATCACCCACAacaataggggaaagaagcgTAATCACCAATCCTCAGTTTGCAACGCTGTTACACCAGTTGAAAATCCAAAACCTAACCCAGCAAACCCAGAAAAGAAGCAATACACAGGAACAAACCCTAAGTGCACCACTTGCCACTTTCATCACCCAACTACGAGCCCATGTAGACACTGTACCTCCTGCAATCGTTATGGGCATTTGGCAGCATACTGTCGCAATAACCCAACGACAGCCCAAAACTCAAAGCCAGAAAATGTGGTCagggcatgtttcaaatgtggggatcCAACTCACCTACGACCTCAGTGTCCTCAATTGAGGCAAGATTTACAGCAGAAGGCACCACAAGGCCATGCATTTGTTATCAATGCTCAGCAAGCGCGCAACGACAATGAGGtcgtgaacggtacgttcctcgTTAATAATTTgtatgcttctattttatttgatactggtgcagaTAAATGTTTTGTATCTGTAGAATTTGAACCATTGTTAAAATGCACACGCTCAAAACTACCTAAGTCATTCCCAGTCGAAGTTGCCAATGGCAAGTCTATTCGTGTCGATTCTGTTCTTCGTAATTGTACTCTCACTTTGAATGATCATGTCTTTTCAATTGACCTCATACCCATGGAGTTaggtagtttcgatatcatagtaggcatggattggcttcgaAAGAACCATGCTGAAATTGCCTGTTTCGAAAAATACGTTCGTTTGCCTCTTCCATCAGGCGATACCCTACATGTTTATGGGGATCGACCTTCCAAAGGTCTAAAGCTAATGTCGTGCACACAAGCGAATAGATACTTACGTAAaaagtactttgcctttttagcccacgtagTGGAAGAAATGGGCAAAGGAAAATGCGTAAGCGATGttccagttgtgcgtgatttccCAGAAGTTTTTCCTGAGGATTTACctggtcctcctcctcctcggtcagttgactttcgtatcgaccttgtGCCTGGTGCAACTCCTGTTGCACGAGCTCCCTATCtccttgcaccatctgagatgcaagagctttcCAGCCAACTCCAGGAGCTTCTTgacaagggtttcattcgaccca cgttatga